From the genome of Candidatus Paceibacterota bacterium, one region includes:
- a CDS encoding response regulator: MAKILIVEDDKFLRDLLSRKLQDENLTVVSAVDGEEGVKKAGEEMPDLMLLDLILPGINGFDVLKKIKENPKTSEVPVIVLSNLGQKEDVERALSLGAKDYLIKANFTLEEIFDKIKKYL, encoded by the coding sequence ATGGCAAAGATTTTAATTGTCGAAGATGACAAATTTTTAAGAGATTTACTTTCAAGAAAATTACAAGACGAAAATTTAACGGTTGTTTCAGCGGTGGACGGCGAAGAAGGAGTTAAAAAAGCCGGAGAAGAAATGCCTGATTTAATGTTGCTTGACCTTATATTGCCAGGAATTAACGGGTTTGATGTTTTGAAAAAGATAAAAGAGAATCCAAAAACCAGTGAAGTCCCTGTTATCGTGCTTTCGAATCTCGGGCAGAAGGAAGACGTAGAAAGAGCTTTGTCTCTTGGCGCAAAGGATTATTTGATAAAAGCGAACTTTACGCTTGAAGAAATATTCGACAAAATTAAAAAGTATCTATAA